A region from the Corallococcus caeni genome encodes:
- a CDS encoding esterase/lipase family protein, translating to MSAETIHAPRYSEEIVPFLAGDGRALHLVHLRGVEKPDKGPVVLVHGAGVRGNIFRAPVRQTVVDALIDDGYDVWLENWRASIDVEPGEWTLDQAAVLDHPHAIRTVVERTGADKVKALIHCQGSTSFTMAAVAGLLPQVDLILTNAVSLHPVVPATAKLKLRYAVPLVSSFTPYLDPQWAYGGPTRTARVLTRVVQATHHECENLVCRWTSFTYGTGFPVLWRHENLNAQTHDWLQHEFGPVPFSFFRQMEECVRAGHLVPVEGFRALPEDLGEREPQTDARFVFFAGEENRCFLAESQRRSFEHLEHFHPGRHALHLLPGYGHLDVFMGKRASQDVFPLILSELDRSLSH from the coding sequence ATGTCCGCGGAAACCATCCATGCGCCGCGCTACTCCGAGGAGATCGTGCCCTTCCTCGCGGGCGACGGCCGCGCGCTGCACCTGGTGCACCTGCGCGGCGTCGAGAAGCCGGACAAGGGGCCGGTGGTGCTGGTGCACGGCGCTGGCGTGCGCGGGAACATCTTCCGCGCGCCGGTGCGGCAGACGGTGGTGGATGCGCTGATCGACGACGGCTACGACGTGTGGCTGGAGAACTGGCGCGCCAGCATCGACGTGGAGCCGGGCGAGTGGACGTTGGACCAGGCCGCCGTCCTGGACCACCCGCACGCCATCCGCACCGTGGTGGAGAGGACGGGGGCGGACAAGGTCAAGGCCCTCATCCACTGCCAGGGCTCCACCAGCTTCACCATGGCCGCGGTGGCGGGGCTGCTGCCGCAGGTGGACCTCATCCTCACCAACGCCGTGTCCCTGCACCCCGTGGTGCCGGCGACCGCGAAGCTGAAGCTGCGCTACGCCGTCCCGCTCGTCTCGAGCTTCACGCCGTACCTGGATCCGCAGTGGGCCTACGGCGGCCCCACGCGCACGGCGCGCGTGCTGACGCGCGTGGTGCAGGCGACGCATCACGAGTGCGAGAATCTGGTCTGCCGCTGGACGAGCTTCACCTACGGCACGGGCTTCCCGGTGCTGTGGCGGCACGAGAACCTCAACGCCCAGACGCACGACTGGCTCCAGCACGAGTTCGGCCCGGTGCCCTTCAGCTTCTTCCGCCAGATGGAGGAGTGCGTGCGCGCGGGCCACCTGGTGCCGGTGGAGGGCTTCCGCGCGCTGCCGGAGGACCTGGGCGAGCGCGAGCCCCAGACGGACGCGCGTTTCGTCTTCTTCGCGGGCGAGGAGAACCGCTGCTTCCTCGCGGAGAGCCAGCGCCGCAGCTTCGAACACCTGGAGCACTTCCACCCGGGCCGGCACGCGCTGCACCTGCTGCCGGGCTACGGCCACCTGGACGTCTTCATGGGCAAGCGCGCGTCCCAGGACGTCTTCCCCCTCATCCTCTCCGAGCTGGACCGCTCCCTGAGCCACTGA
- a CDS encoding dioxygenase family protein, translating to MKSESPQDPSPKVITRRSILRGIGLSLAAVPVAKLLVACGGDDTTGGDTHTGADAGTDADSGVVDPSVWATGGTAAMTAAAAYPDPFASGIGTVCNLTCEATLGPCYATTVDRKDISEGHDGLPVRLAFLIVNESCAPIPNATVDIWHAAPEGLYSGEDASDFCTSGDATARAARWFRGVQTTDANGRVDFDTCFPGWYSSRTIHIHFTVRVNGQGFVTSQLFFDDTTSDDIVNNQPLYNARGARDTTNSNDTVISADSVGDYLFATQRMADGAMLASKTLVIRSSLDSASCAVPEGSGGGGGGPPPGWDGGMGPPPPGFDGGMP from the coding sequence ATGAAGAGCGAATCCCCCCAGGACCCGTCCCCCAAGGTCATCACGCGCCGGAGCATCCTGCGCGGCATTGGCCTGTCGCTGGCCGCGGTTCCCGTGGCGAAGCTGCTCGTCGCCTGCGGTGGCGACGACACGACCGGCGGCGACACCCACACCGGCGCGGATGCAGGCACGGACGCGGACTCCGGCGTGGTGGACCCGAGCGTCTGGGCCACGGGGGGCACCGCGGCGATGACGGCCGCCGCCGCGTACCCGGATCCGTTCGCCTCCGGCATCGGCACCGTGTGCAACCTCACCTGCGAGGCCACGCTGGGCCCCTGCTACGCGACCACGGTGGACCGCAAGGACATCAGCGAGGGCCATGACGGCCTGCCGGTGCGCCTGGCCTTCCTCATCGTCAACGAGTCCTGCGCGCCCATCCCGAACGCCACGGTGGACATCTGGCACGCCGCGCCGGAAGGCCTGTACTCCGGCGAGGACGCGAGCGACTTCTGCACCTCCGGTGACGCGACGGCGCGCGCGGCGCGGTGGTTCCGGGGCGTGCAGACCACGGACGCCAACGGGCGCGTGGACTTCGACACGTGCTTCCCCGGTTGGTACAGCAGCCGCACCATCCACATCCACTTCACGGTGCGGGTGAACGGCCAGGGGTTCGTCACGTCGCAGCTGTTCTTCGACGACACGACGAGCGACGACATCGTCAACAACCAGCCGCTCTACAACGCGCGCGGCGCACGCGACACGACCAACTCCAACGACACGGTCATCTCCGCGGACTCCGTGGGGGACTACCTCTTCGCCACCCAGCGCATGGCGGACGGCGCGATGCTGGCATCCAAGACGCTGGTCATCCGCTCCTCGCTGGACAGCGCGTCGTGCGCGGTGCCGGAAGGCAGCGGTGGTGGCGGCGGGGGTCCCCCGCCCGGCTGGGATGGTGGCATGGGGCCTCCGCCGCCTGGCTTCGACGGGGGCATGCCCTGA
- a CDS encoding response regulator transcription factor: MGDRILLVEDDDPLGSQIVGHLRGAGFEPVWWREGRLLVSGELPDVSLVVLDLMLPGTYGLDMLKALRTFSEVPVLILSARNDTLDKVRALKLGADDYMTKPFWPEELVERVRARLRRPTLQKEQAVVEVGPLRIDLQGHTVQVRSRPVELTRVEFELLAALARRPQEAVTRQWLVEHVLDPEREGTERTLDVHVSRLRRKLGPVKCVETVWGVGYRLVPGEDA, from the coding sequence ATGGGCGACCGCATCCTGCTGGTGGAGGATGACGACCCGCTCGGGTCCCAGATTGTCGGGCACCTGCGGGGCGCGGGCTTCGAGCCCGTGTGGTGGCGCGAGGGCCGCCTGCTGGTGTCCGGCGAGCTGCCGGACGTGAGCCTCGTGGTGCTGGACCTGATGCTGCCCGGCACCTACGGCCTGGACATGCTCAAGGCGCTGCGGACCTTCTCGGAGGTCCCGGTGCTCATCCTGAGCGCGCGCAACGACACGCTGGACAAGGTCCGCGCGCTGAAGCTGGGCGCGGACGACTACATGACCAAGCCCTTCTGGCCGGAGGAGCTGGTGGAGCGAGTGCGCGCGCGCCTGCGCCGCCCCACCCTGCAGAAGGAGCAGGCGGTGGTGGAGGTGGGCCCGCTGCGCATCGACCTGCAGGGGCACACCGTGCAGGTGCGGAGCCGCCCGGTGGAGCTCACGCGGGTGGAGTTCGAACTGCTCGCGGCGCTGGCGCGCAGGCCGCAAGAGGCGGTGACACGGCAGTGGCTGGTGGAGCACGTGTTGGATCCGGAGCGTGAGGGCACGGAGCGCACGCTGGACGTCCACGTGTCGCGGCTGCGGCGCAAGCTGGGGCCGGTGAAGTGCGTGGAGACGGTCTGGGGTGTGGGCTACCGGCTGGTGCCCGGGGAGGATGCGTGA
- a CDS encoding ATP-binding protein, with translation MKLRLRLALTAVAVTVPAVFALVQVEHSVRRRTTDEVIIESTLSQMQSGGRERCEAAPETWMVRSRSQRPPWEREGLPDGSSGPPSGSVAPDGPPERGPASGGPSPGNEGPPRSGGRGPLGRRLPPVSLYPFDGRFVSRNPQAPALDDGLRQGVRDDGVGVRRYSKDDGALVQDLLLRMPWEGGPCEYVLARRVEPAESPEVGLPPLSIWGVPTLILLSAMVVALGPVVQRLRRLTEEVRASSGSGYEQPVTVNGSDEIAELARAFQQARAEIQARMAHQQAREQTLRDFLANTTHDVMTPLTVLQGHLAAMQQRMRAGEPLESGLMLSAMSEAHYMASLVHNLGAAARLEAGAPQVQHAPVDLNALVSRVLGRHQPIARPQRIALESGVPATPTWVRGDETLLEQAVSNVVLNGIRYGREDGHVAVVLETTRQQSFNLRVIDDGPGISEEERSRILERRFRGNAARTREPQGQGLGLHIVHNVVELHGWKMTLAPSEYGGLEVAFTGPLTPPPE, from the coding sequence GTGAAGCTGCGGCTGCGTCTGGCGCTCACTGCGGTGGCGGTGACGGTGCCCGCGGTGTTCGCGCTGGTGCAGGTGGAGCACTCGGTGCGCCGCCGCACGACAGACGAAGTCATCATCGAGTCCACGCTGTCGCAGATGCAGTCCGGGGGCCGCGAGCGATGCGAGGCCGCGCCCGAGACCTGGATGGTCCGCTCCCGTTCCCAACGTCCGCCGTGGGAGCGGGAGGGCCTGCCCGACGGCAGCAGCGGTCCGCCCTCGGGCAGCGTCGCGCCGGACGGGCCACCGGAAAGAGGCCCCGCTTCGGGAGGCCCGAGCCCCGGGAACGAGGGCCCACCCCGCTCCGGAGGCCGGGGGCCCCTGGGCCGGCGGCTGCCGCCGGTGAGCCTCTACCCCTTCGACGGACGGTTCGTTTCGCGCAACCCGCAGGCCCCCGCGCTGGACGACGGGCTGCGCCAGGGCGTGCGGGATGACGGCGTGGGCGTGCGCCGCTACTCCAAGGACGACGGCGCGCTGGTGCAGGACCTGCTGTTGCGCATGCCCTGGGAGGGAGGGCCCTGCGAGTACGTGCTCGCGCGCCGCGTGGAGCCCGCGGAGTCGCCGGAGGTGGGCCTGCCGCCGCTGTCCATCTGGGGCGTGCCCACGCTGATCCTCCTGTCCGCGATGGTGGTGGCGCTGGGCCCCGTGGTGCAGCGCCTGCGCCGGCTGACGGAGGAGGTGCGCGCGTCGTCGGGAAGCGGCTACGAGCAACCCGTCACGGTGAACGGCAGCGACGAGATCGCGGAGCTGGCCAGGGCCTTCCAGCAGGCGCGAGCGGAGATTCAAGCGCGGATGGCGCACCAGCAAGCGCGCGAGCAGACGCTGCGGGACTTCCTGGCGAACACGACGCACGACGTGATGACGCCGCTCACGGTGTTGCAGGGCCACCTGGCCGCGATGCAGCAGCGGATGCGAGCGGGAGAGCCGCTGGAGTCGGGCCTGATGTTGTCCGCGATGAGCGAGGCGCACTACATGGCCTCGCTGGTCCACAACCTGGGAGCGGCCGCGAGGCTGGAGGCCGGAGCGCCGCAGGTGCAGCACGCGCCCGTGGACCTGAACGCGCTGGTGTCACGGGTGCTGGGCCGGCACCAGCCCATCGCGAGGCCGCAGCGCATCGCCCTGGAGAGCGGAGTACCGGCGACGCCCACCTGGGTGAGGGGCGACGAGACGCTGCTGGAGCAGGCGGTGAGCAACGTGGTGCTCAACGGCATCCGCTACGGCCGCGAGGACGGCCACGTGGCCGTGGTGCTGGAGACGACGCGCCAGCAGTCCTTCAACCTGCGAGTCATCGACGACGGGCCGGGCATCTCCGAAGAGGAGCGGTCGAGGATCCTGGAGCGCCGCTTCCGGGGCAACGCGGCCCGGACCCGGGAGCCGCAAGGCCAGGGCCTGGGCCTGCACATCGTGCACAACGTGGTGGAGCTGCACGGTTGGAAGATGACCCTGGCGCCGTCGGAATACGGAGGCCTGGAGGTCGCCTTCACCGGCCCACTGACGCCTCCTCCGGAGTGA
- a CDS encoding FadR/GntR family transcriptional regulator — MVRVGLVAYVEEQLERAIALGMLPRGQFGSEEKLAREFGCCRGTVREALRRLAARGLVVQRSGRKTRAVALDESLTLENLGLALHDERSEECRRLLEGYFSLKRQVLVDLLADCCTSASEAQVSQLEATCYALWEAARWEPGARCAQLEFELLRLAAQAAARPGHLLLIQSLQRAMRGNAARLQFLMGGESLREWAIYAMHALGDRDVRALTHELPALLKAYDEGVLERFAPALQEHASHEAPHAEERLLDLSTPAIGQDSALDARSCMEEQGLGALAPTGAEHPAVGVAPLPHAEAFSVESGSNALLIPAALSASPDEAGGECAAGNVPDATLSSQLDCRTDQSGLSAKEDLKPEHPPSGARGSPREVVREEDEPPHGPPGTLTTSPLD; from the coding sequence ATGGTGCGGGTGGGACTCGTGGCGTACGTGGAGGAGCAACTCGAGCGCGCGATTGCGCTGGGGATGCTGCCGAGGGGGCAGTTCGGCTCGGAAGAGAAGCTGGCGCGTGAGTTCGGGTGCTGCCGGGGCACCGTGCGGGAGGCGCTGCGGCGGCTGGCGGCGCGAGGCCTGGTGGTGCAGCGCTCCGGACGCAAGACCCGCGCGGTGGCGCTCGATGAGTCGTTGACGCTGGAGAACCTGGGCCTGGCTCTGCATGACGAGCGCTCGGAGGAGTGCCGGCGGCTCCTGGAGGGCTACTTCAGCCTCAAGCGGCAGGTGCTGGTGGACCTGCTGGCCGACTGCTGCACAAGTGCCTCCGAGGCGCAGGTGAGCCAGTTGGAGGCCACCTGCTACGCGCTCTGGGAAGCGGCGCGCTGGGAGCCGGGGGCACGCTGCGCGCAGTTGGAATTCGAGTTGCTACGATTGGCGGCCCAAGCGGCGGCCCGTCCCGGACACCTGCTCCTCATCCAGTCGCTACAGCGGGCCATGAGGGGCAACGCGGCCCGACTGCAGTTCCTCATGGGCGGCGAGTCGCTGCGCGAATGGGCCATCTACGCGATGCACGCCCTGGGCGATCGCGACGTACGGGCGCTGACGCACGAACTGCCGGCGCTGCTGAAGGCATACGATGAGGGCGTGCTCGAACGGTTCGCGCCTGCCCTCCAGGAGCATGCTTCACACGAAGCCCCTCACGCAGAGGAGCGCCTCCTCGACCTTTCCACACCCGCTATCGGGCAGGACTCCGCGCTGGATGCACGCAGCTGCATGGAGGAGCAGGGCCTCGGCGCCCTCGCACCCACTGGCGCGGAACACCCAGCGGTTGGGGTTGCCCCCCTTCCTCATGCGGAGGCCTTCTCCGTGGAGTCGGGCAGCAATGCTCTGTTGATTCCAGCCGCCTTGAGCGCATCCCCTGACGAAGCCGGCGGTGAGTGCGCCGCAGGGAACGTGCCGGACGCGACCTTGAGTAGCCAGCTCGACTGTCGGACTGATCAGAGCGGCTTGTCAGCGAAGGAAGACCTTAAGCCCGAACATCCACCCTCCGGAGCCCGCGGGTCCCCCCGCGAAGTGGTGCGCGAAGAGGACGAGCCGCCTCATGGTCCCCCGGGCACTCTCACCACCTCGCCATTGGACTGA